A stretch of the Lolium perenne isolate Kyuss_39 chromosome 3, Kyuss_2.0, whole genome shotgun sequence genome encodes the following:
- the LOC127340864 gene encoding uncharacterized protein isoform X1: MGDHLALLVDRLLTEATLEAAIGGRMKPAETAAVGYCCAAAAAGDGGPPSKMVECRICQEEDWDSGMEAPCGCRGSLKYAHRKCIQRWCNEKGDTICEICLQQFRPGYTSPQKLFHYGSIPMNFRGNWEIARHDLNDSQVITMVPSERDFMDDYEDYLPVRTRSSAFCCRTIAIIFMALLVLRHTLPLVVGGNGEYSFALFSLLVLRTAGILFPILVMVRALATYHRRRRQQENQETYMSSADTEGEEEEEDAIDTDSARPYSEPRLIPVY; encoded by the exons ATGGGTGACCACCTAGCGCTGCTCGTGGACCGGCTGCTCACGGAGGCGACGCTGGAGGCGGCGATCGGGGGCAGGATGAAGCCGGCGGAGACGGCGGCGGTCGGCTACTGctgcgccgccgctgctgctggaGACGGCGGTCCCCCGAGCAAGATGGTGGAGTGCAGGATCTGCCAGGAGGAGGACTGGGACAGCGGCATGGAAGCGCCCTGCGGCTGCCGCGGCAGCCTCAAG TACGCTCACCGGAAATGCATCCAACGATGGTGCAATGAGAAGGGCGATACCATCTGCGAAATATGCTTGCAG CAATTCAGGCCAGGTTACACTTCCCCACAGAAGTTGTTTCACTATGGAAGTATACCAATGAACTTCAG GGGGAACTGGGAGATTGCTCGGCACGATCTCAATGATTCTCAGGTCATAACAATGGTGCCCTCTGAGCGCGATTTCATGGACGACTACGAGGACTACTTGCCTGTGAGGACGAGGAGCAGCGCCTTTTGTTGCCGTACAATCGCCATAATT TTCATGGCCCTCCTGGTTCTTCGACACACTCTTCCTCTCGTGGTCGGCGGGAATGGGGAGTAttcattcgccctattttcg CTTCTTGTGCTGAGGACTGCGGGGATTCTATTTCCAATCTTGGTCATGGTGAGAGCACTGGCGACCTACCACCGTCGTCGTCGCCAACAG GAAAACCAGGAAACCTATATGTCTTCAGCGGACACTGaaggcgaggaggaagaagaggatgcTATCGACACTGATTCTGCACGGCCTTACTCTGAACCACGGCTGATCCCAGTCTACTAA
- the LOC127340864 gene encoding uncharacterized protein isoform X2: MGDHLALLVDRLLTEATLEAAIGGRMKPAETAAVGYCCAAAAAGDGGPPSKMVECRICQEEDWDSGMEAPCGCRGSLKYAHRKCIQRWCNEKGDTICEICLQQFRPGYTSPQKLFHYGSIPMNFRGNWEIARHDLNDSQVITMVPSERDFMDDYEDYLPVRTRSSAFCCRTIAIIFMALLVLRHTLPLVVGGNGEYSFALFSLLVLRTAGILFPILVMVRALATYHRRRRQQIT; encoded by the exons ATGGGTGACCACCTAGCGCTGCTCGTGGACCGGCTGCTCACGGAGGCGACGCTGGAGGCGGCGATCGGGGGCAGGATGAAGCCGGCGGAGACGGCGGCGGTCGGCTACTGctgcgccgccgctgctgctggaGACGGCGGTCCCCCGAGCAAGATGGTGGAGTGCAGGATCTGCCAGGAGGAGGACTGGGACAGCGGCATGGAAGCGCCCTGCGGCTGCCGCGGCAGCCTCAAG TACGCTCACCGGAAATGCATCCAACGATGGTGCAATGAGAAGGGCGATACCATCTGCGAAATATGCTTGCAG CAATTCAGGCCAGGTTACACTTCCCCACAGAAGTTGTTTCACTATGGAAGTATACCAATGAACTTCAG GGGGAACTGGGAGATTGCTCGGCACGATCTCAATGATTCTCAGGTCATAACAATGGTGCCCTCTGAGCGCGATTTCATGGACGACTACGAGGACTACTTGCCTGTGAGGACGAGGAGCAGCGCCTTTTGTTGCCGTACAATCGCCATAATT TTCATGGCCCTCCTGGTTCTTCGACACACTCTTCCTCTCGTGGTCGGCGGGAATGGGGAGTAttcattcgccctattttcg CTTCTTGTGCTGAGGACTGCGGGGATTCTATTTCCAATCTTGGTCATGGTGAGAGCACTGGCGACCTACCACCGTCGTCGTCGCCAACAG ATCACATAA
- the LOC127340862 gene encoding uncharacterized protein, whose translation MAGIRWPPEDPEMFPTRMLGTGVWGPAGPAGPAGGPPGEMASDDDRSVAADSWSIKSDYGSTLDDEQRYADTAEVLLASSCPSSGSSASAAAPSACSSSLSAHHSSDFSFDKDVPDVVPPMLGLQNYHDGAYAEDLANYHERSHADDWFGTEVMDVLVDWTKNLCSSKDLPGCSVLDIGSGSGRLLQQLAKQGFSDLTGIDYSEAAIELARNLAIRDGFEHINFLVDDVLESKLERRFELVMDEGTLDAIGLHPDGPVKRMMYWQSVASLVSPGGVLVITSCSRTKDELVQEVENFNQRKLGATVLEGALASDAVVFKYLDHVRAYPNADSIATVAFLHT comes from the exons ATGGCGGGGATACGGTGGCCGCCGGAGGACCCGGAGATGTTCCCGACGCGGATGCTCGGGACGGGTGTCTGGGGACCCGCCGGccccgcgggcccagccgggggcCCGCCCGGCGAGATGGCGTCCGACGACGACCGCTCGGTGGCCGCCGACTCGTGGTCCATCAAGAGCGACTACGGGAGCACCCTCGATGACGAGCAGCGCTACGCCGACACTGCCGAGGTCCTCCTCGCCTCCTCCTGCCCCTCCTCGGgctcctccgcctccgccgctgcGCCCTCCGCCTGCTCCTCCTCGCTCAGCGCGCACCACTCCTCCGACTTCAG CTTCGACAAGGACGTACCCGATGTCGTGCCGCCGATGCTGGGCCTGCAGAATTACCACGACGGCGCGTACGCGGAGGACCTAGCTAATTACCATGAACGCAGCCACGCGGATGACTG GTTTGGCACCGAGGTCATGGATGTCCTTGTAGACTGGACCAAGAACTTGTGTTCCAGCAAAGATTTGCCCGGCTGCAGCGTGCTTGACATAGGGTCCGGAAGCGGGCGACTCTTGCAGCAACTTGCGAAACAAGG GTTTTCTGATCTAACTGGCATTGACTACAGTGAAGCCGCTATTGAGCTTGCTCGAAATCTTGCAATTCGTGATGGATTTGAGCACATCAATTTCTTG GTTGATGATGTTCTGGAGTCAAAGTTGGAGAGAAGGTTTGAACTTGTGATGGATGAAGGAACTCTGGATGCAATTGGGCTTCATCCGGATGGACCCGTGAAGAG AATGATGTATTGGCAGTCAGTGGCTAGCTTGGTTTCTCCTGGTGGTGTACTG GTCATCACGTCGTGCAGCAGAACAAAGGATGAGTTAGTGCAGGAGGTGGAGAATTTCAACCAGAGAAAGCTGGGCGCTACGGTCCTTGAAGGAGCGTTGGCCAGTGATGCTGTGGTGTTCAAGTACCTCGACCATGTTCGAGCTTATCCAAACGCGGATAGCATCGCCACCGTTGctttcctgcatacatga